tcagttgtgaatttactgtttcagttcagttgtgaattcacaattgtaataattcacaactagggtttagggttagggtttagggtttagtgtttcagttcagttcagttgtgaattcacaattgtaataattcacaactagggtttagggtttcaattcagttcagttgtgaattcaaaaccaaaaaaatctggttgtgaattaaattttgattgtgaattagactggttgtgaattcacaaacaaataattctggttgtgaattgcgggattttttaaaggggtgatgtaaagtggacatttttttaatttttaatgtgaaggatattttggtaacagtggacattttttatctttacaatatgaaagtggccattttaaaaatccactcattttaaattttattttttaaccaTTATCGATCAATTAATGTGACATTACAACAGTATgattcaaaatatataaatatattataaaataaatactccataTAAATATATTAGATGCATTCTTCATGTTTAgatatatttttacttttataaaataaaattatttatgtatGCTTCTATTAACTTTTAAGAAATGCTGCGTGCAGTGCCTAAATACTGGTTTGGTGGGCGAATTTTGGCTTTAGTTTTTGGCAGCATATACAGAAGAGAGAAGAAGCTCTTTTGCTCACAAAATATGAATGAATGTACTGTTATTCATATTGTATTGTTGGgataaatattcaaattttctaataatttatattgatTAGAGTTATTACCATAatcatttattattaaaatagtgGTACGTACATGAGAAGGTGAGGGAAATAGGATTATTAAAACCCAAAATGCAGGCAGTTatctatatattactccctcctaTCCTTTTTGTTTGTCATTCTAGCATTCtcaattatttatgttttaattgacgTTTTGAAATTTTATCTCAATCTTAACCTTATTTAATATCCTGCATTAATCACAAGTAAAATGACTTTTTCTTATTTCTTCTAGTTTTTGTGATGGATCGCCTCTTTTTTCACCAAATAAAATGTTGggttaattaatactccatcaAAATAAGTGATGTTTAATAAGGTTATGTtgggcataatatttttttattaaaaaatgtgCTTGAGCTTAGGATGACAAACAAAAAGGataggagggagtatataaaacaGCAGTTTAACGATACTTTTTCCTCGCAAAATTTGAAGTTACGGTTTTTCATACACGTTCTCTTTTCTTCCCCACGATCTCCCCCAACCTCTCTCAAGCAATTATAATCTCTCTCACACTaacttttttctctctctttcatatgATTCTTTTCACACGGTTTTTTCACAATCCCCTAGAAGCAACTATAACTTCTCATAAATTGGAGCAATTTTTCCAATTACGCAATCTTCAACTGCTCTTCATTCATTTATGCACAAGGATGCAGTTGTTTTCTATGATTGAGGCACAACATGGAAGAGTAGATGGCAAGAATGGTGGAAAGCGGTACAATTAGATAAGAATATTTTATGGAAGAAGAAGCAAAGATGAAGAGCATGAAAGACCAGATCTGAGAGTGACAACATAGACGGCGCATCCGGTGATGTTCAAGATACCCAAATCCCTAAAAACACTTCTTCCTGCCACCGCTGCCGTCTGCTGCCCCCACCCGCCGCATCACTGTCGCAGCTACTTCCATTCCGCTCTCCATCGGGTGAGTACTGTAGTTTCAGTCTTTATTCCAATAATTTGCAGCGAGATTTAACTAAATTGAAAGCACAATTTTCAGCAAGTTTTTTGGTTTGTGGTCTGTGCATCCCCAATTGCATGTTGTTTATGTGAATTATGTACTTgccaaatattatatatttatttaataatggcTGATTTAAGCATTAGTTTCATTAAGAAgtgattcatatatatatatatatatatatatatatatatatagattgggATAGGGTGATTACTAGACGGACATAAGATAGCCCCGAAGAGGCTTTCACAAAAATCTGGACAAACTTTTTAGGAATTCAACAGTAAAATCTTATTAGTTTCAAGTTAACTAGCCTTTTGAAACGAGCTTGAGCTATTGTGTAATCATTTGCTCAACGTTCTCAAATAATTTGTTATCCACCTTTTTCTGACGATTGGGATTTGACTTTAACTTATACATTGATAAGTTTTAaagttcctttttttttttcttcttctaaatTGCAGATGAGTAATTAAACAATGAAGAGATGATATGAGGTCTTTGGCAGTTTACATGTACGTAGAAACTAATTGAAAGAGATTTTTCATGGTTTCTTGAAGTTATTCGTGCATTGTGTTATGATTATAGTATAATGAAAGATTGTCAGGGTAGTGAGCAAGGCTTAGATGAAATCGTGAAAGGGTTGTTGGTTTGGGAAATGGCCATTATTGAGTTATTACATATATAGATATGGATTTATGTACTCTAAagttttctatttattttcctTGCAATGATCTTAGTTTGGGTTTCTTTTTGTTATAGGGTGTTAAAATACATACATACTTTATACCGCATAGATTGGTGAAGAAATCTGGGTAAAAAAATAGACATGAGCCGTTACTACTAATCAAATATTTCTTTATTCATCCTAACAAAATGCGTTacaaaaaaaagaatacaaatcaTATACTATATCGTATTGTGATGTATCCAAATTTTGTAACTGATCACATCCATAAGACTGATTTCCCATGCATTAAGTTATtcatttaaaagttttgaagaaATAGTTATGATTGATGATGTTAGTCAGTTGGTACAGTTTcaatcttattttatattttgtttcataATTGTGTATTATATAGGTATTTTGAATGTGtttaattaatattgttttatacTCCAGATATTATTAGAGGAGGAATGAATTATGCATGCTTCAAGGTTATTTAcactatataattatatatttgttgAAGTAAATGTGTGGTGACCATACTTTGTACTAAGAGTTCTGGAAAATAGATGAAGGATGGTGTGAAAGTGGAGGAGGAATGAATTATGCATGCTTCAAGGTTATTTAcactatataattatatatttgttgAAGTAAATGTATGGTGACCATACTTTGTTGGTATTTTTATTGATGCctatatgtgttttaattatTACAATGATGTTAGTATTATTAACATCTTAAGTATGCAGTACACTTACTATTCGTCTTTGTAATCTGTTTTTAGTGTACAAGTGAATGATatatcaatattattattatacagaTAAATTCATTTTGATATTTATCTATTAAGTAAGAGAGAAGTCTTTGCATGATTAAAACTATTTTGTCAGTAAAGCTATATTTGCTCTTATGTTTTTGTTGTTGTGATTTTGGGGATGGCGAGTATTAGGTGATGGTTAGTCCAAAGTTCATTTGTTCTGCGCTTTGTGTTTTTTTTGCTCTTTTTGAGATTTTTTCTACGATGGAGGgatactctttttttttaaggTTCTTTCTTTTAGATTTTTCTTAAGGATCAAGGTTTTAACTAGGCTCGGTCTTTAGTCTGCGTTTTTTTTGCTTTCAagaatttttttagatttttctcTTTGCTTTTCTTTATAAAATTgcaagaataaaaataatactacttcCGTTACGAAAAGATGTCTTAATTTGCTATTTTTGTTTGTacacaaaaaaaatattctaatatatttttagtaataatttgtgGGTCATTTTTACTCATTAACTTGTGGGTTCCTTTCTACActcaataatttaatttttttttttcacttttctcAATTTGTGGGTCTTTTTTTTactcattaaataaataatataattttttttttaaattcgtgcCACTTCCCTTAGAAAATCTTTTGGCGGAGGAATGGGGTAATAATTCTTGAATGTCTATAGACATTGTTTTTTCTTCTGATAATCAAATGCCTCTTATGTTTTTGTATCTGTACATATATTTTCTTCGAAGTGAGGTCACTATGcaacatttaaatttaattaccaATGGTGATATTCAATAAATGCACCACAAGTTGTCTTCCCAAGCATGGCATTCTTTTAACAATCATTGTAAGTCACATTATCATACAATTCatcacttttatttttcttttcggtATTTTATTTGTGTGGTGCTATTTATATgataaagattttatttttttgcccATCTTTTTTCTGACTTTCGATTTATGGATAAGGtttatatttctatttattgGTATGTTTATGTAGTTGGTGATTACATTGATCGAGTTGATTATTTGAGTGATTGATTATTGGTTCCATTAATCAAGCTATCGTTCTTTGTTCTGttttatgatcaaattaaacaatataatctatataattatttttatcaattaatattttttaaattattttatcaattaatctaACTTAATTGTAATATAAATGgtaatattttagtatttttacaaaattaaaaattaaaaaattaaaatatattatgacATGTGcgatataatcaaattaaatatatattattacaaCATAAAAGGTgatattttagaatttttacaaaattaaaaaactttataatatattatgatccgtgcatcgcacgggagggtGTACTAGTTAGTGTAGAAGCAAAAGTAGATCCCGAACGAAGCCATCCATGTAAGAATCCTCAAAGCCTTTTCCCAACAACAACTCCCTCCACTTTCCATGATTTGCTCTCATCTCACTCCCTTCTCCCATTCCCATCACTACCTTCACCGCCTCCGCCACTCCTTCTTTCCTCAACAACCCCTTTTCATCTCTCCCAGCCTCCGCCCCCACCCTCCACTCCCCCGCCGCCATTCTCGCATTGATCACCTGATCCCCGCCATGCGCCGCCGCCACCATCCCGCACTCGCTCACCATGCCCTCCGACAACGACCCCGACCCGCAGTGCGTCACGAAGCACCCCACCGACGGGTGTTTTAGGATCAACTGCTGCTGCACCCATCCCTCCACCACCACTCCCCTTCCCCTCCTCTCTCCAAACCCTACTGCACCTACACCTTCTTCCTCCACCGTCTCCGCCTTCAGCGCCGCTAGAAACGGGAGGCCCGTCAGCTCCAATCCCAGCACCACTTGTTCAAACTCATCCTTTCTTAGTCTAGCTTCGCTGCCGAAGGCGCAATACACAACGCTTTTGGCATCGAACTGATCCAACCATTTCCTCCACTTCTCGTCTAGACTTGAACTCGGAGCTTCCGGCACCACGAAACCAGCTAGCATCACCGGCTTCTCGAATTTCTTCTCGAGAAAATCACAGTAGCGCCCCTCCATCTCCCTGCAAGATCTGAATCCCAAAGCATCGCACTCCTCCAAACACGCCAGCATCCTCTGCACGAACGTGGTGGCGCCGTCGAATTCCGTGCTCTTGTTGACCCGGAGAAGCGCGCGCGCCTCGTGGTCGCGGAGCTTGATCGCTGAGGATGGGAAGCCGGGCGGAGGCTCCATGAAAGCGTCGGCGGAGGACTCATCGCGGATCATGTAAGCCACCGCTGCGGGGCTGATGGTGCAGTAGTGGATGGACTTGACGTCGAAGCGGCGCGCCAAGGCGGGCAGCCACGGCGTGAAATCGAAGAAGATGAAATGGGGTTTGAGTTGGTGGAGCAGATGCTCGATGGCCGGCTGCGTCAGATCCATGGCGCGCCGCAGGAGCTTGTGGAGATGGAAAGGTACGTCGGCGGTGGTCTCAGCTCCGGCGGGGAGGCCTTGGAGATGAGGGATGCTGAGGGGAATGAAGGTTATGAGCTGAGGATGAAGGTTGAATTGTTCCAACTTGGGCTGCGTTTTGGGAGGGAGGAGGAACCAGATCCTATGGCCTCTCTCTGCTAATTTGTTGGAGATGTGAAGGAAAGAGGTGAGATGCCCCATCGCCAGCCATGGATACATTATGATTTTCAATCTCTTATCTTCCATTTTCTGTAATCGATCAAATACAAATTTCCTAAATCAGTCTTCAATAAGATTCTAAATCATGCAAGAATTTAACTAAGATACCTCAAAGCCTCAAGTTATGATGAATCGAAGAGGGGATACAACTTCTGGTTAGGAGCTCAATCTGTGCAAGGAATTgtgagcatatatatatatatatgtatatagaaaTGAAAAGGAATTGAAATCACTATATAAGATTGAATTGGTAGACATGCATGACAAGATGGTAACAGAAACATTAGGTGTAGTACGTAAGTTTGTCCCATATTCATGTTCAGAAATTAGTTAGTATCATTAGTTTTTTCACGAAAGATTGTTATACATATAGTAAATGCATTTGGCTTAAATTATATTCGTGTCATCTTGCCTGGCCTAAAAAAGAAGGTAACCATCAGATATTTATAATTAGTGTTTATTTGAAAACAGACAATCTCATTAATCTTATTTGAATACAATCGGAAATCATTTAGTTTGATGGATGAGATAGATATAATTGAAAGAATTAGAGGATGATtaaagttgaattattttatctatCACAGGACAAATAATGCAAATCAAACACTTGATTAACTTGAATTATTCTATCAATCATGcattatcactcaaaccaaatgACACCTCAATTGAAACAATGTAAATAAGATTggcataatttattattttttaccgGGGCAAGAACACGTCCTACAAAATTGAGATCAGTTCGATATCAAACTAAGGAATAATGAATGTTTTAGTTACTGTAAAACTGTAATCTGTAGCTTATATGAAAAGTACAGCAGTTCAACCATCAATATTTCCACTAGTATCAATAGCCCTAACTAATGCAAAATTGGACTTTGGATTTAATGATATCAATAGCTCCAACACGACCATGCCACTCGGATTGCAAATCTTGAGACCAGGTTCTAGTAATCCTGCAAGAAAGTTATGCAAACTTAATCAAATCGCATGGTACGAATATGTAATTAAGGATTACTAGGTGAGAATTGAGATTATGGATTATACCAGGAGAGAGTTTTTTGCCACCATACAACTCTTTGGCCAATGGATTTGCAGCCCAATTATTAACAGCAACTCGATTAGTGGGTTGGAACCCTATGATTTTCCCATCAGTCGACACGATGACCTGATTGATGTAGTTCAATGGAGAGAACATTAGATTATTGGTTGACATTACAATGCATCAACATTTGGTAATTACAAACTCAAAGGAAAAACACTATAATGCTGTCTTTTGATTTAATGATCTGAAATGCATAGTAGCAAATACACCCGTTGGGCTGATATGGATTTCAAATCCATCACTATTCACTCCCATTTGAACTAATGGTAGGGTGATTTTGGATCCACGCTATTTTGAAGAGTTTTGGCATACATTACTAATAAATCCGTTATCCAAATGCAACCTAAAGGACATTACAGTACTCTTTTAAGCAAAGatcaatctttccaaagttgctTCTCCAACATCATGGAAACAAAAAACCGAAAAGCAAGTAATTAGAAAAAGTACCTGATAACTAGCAATGTCTTCTAGTCTTTTCATCTCTTCTTCACTAGCTTGTAAAGGCATAGATGTAGATGACATGTCCGACATACTGAAATTGGTATAACCCCCTTCACTCATGAATTTAGGCAGTTCACCGATACATGCACATGCACCAGATGGTGTCCTTATTTCTCCAGGCCAACAGAAAGAATCCTTGATTCTTCTAATAATTGAAACACAGCATGTCTCCAACTAAATGTAAAGCAAAGTCAGATAGGATCAAGAAAAAATATGGGTGAAAACCACAAACTAAGTCATACATAACCCAACTACAGCAACAacaataatataattgaaaatacCAGATAATAGTACTATAGAGATTGAACATAATAATCAACTTTTCAATTCAAAAACTGGAGATGTGGTTCGTTATCATCTACACATGGACATAAGGTAGCGAATGATAATTCAGATGAAGGCACATTTATACAAGAAGGACGGACACATAAAAATTCACATTTGCAAATGGCATGCATTTGGAAATAGTACTCCATCTTCAAGAATATATTCATGGACCCT
The genomic region above belongs to Salvia miltiorrhiza cultivar Shanhuang (shh) chromosome 5, IMPLAD_Smil_shh, whole genome shotgun sequence and contains:
- the LOC131025455 gene encoding cyanidin 3-O-galactoside 2''-O-xylosyltransferase FGGT1-like, with the protein product MEDKRLKIIMYPWLAMGHLTSFLHISNKLAERGHRIWFLLPPKTQPKLEQFNLHPQLITFIPLSIPHLQGLPAGAETTADVPFHLHKLLRRAMDLTQPAIEHLLHQLKPHFIFFDFTPWLPALARRFDVKSIHYCTISPAAVAYMIRDESSADAFMEPPPGFPSSAIKLRDHEARALLRVNKSTEFDGATTFVQRMLACLEECDALGFRSCREMEGRYCDFLEKKFEKPVMLAGFVVPEAPSSSLDEKWRKWLDQFDAKSVVYCAFGSEARLRKDEFEQVVLGLELTGLPFLAALKAETVEEEGVGAVGFGERRGRGVVVEGWVQQQLILKHPSVGCFVTHCGSGSLSEGMVSECGMVAAAHGGDQVINARMAAGEWRVGAEAGRDEKGLLRKEGVAEAVKVVMGMGEGSEMRANHGKWRELLLGKGFEDSYMDGFVRDLLLLLH